A window of Rhizobium sp. BT04 contains these coding sequences:
- a CDS encoding carbohydrate ABC transporter permease, translated as MSIKRKPNLSATIALLPTWFVAVVVFIGTMAWSIRLSFTNSTLFPSSTYVGFAQYSKLFSSAKWLASLQNVLIFGVLYVAGCLLLGFLLAAALDRKIRFESAFRTIFLYPYAMSFVVTGLIWQWMLNPTLGIQASVRSLGWESFVLDWVVNRDMAIYALVLAGVWQGAGLVMVIALAGMRGIEAEQWKAARIDGIPVWRIYVSIILPQLGPALAAAGMLLAMGVIKTYDIVVAMTNGGPGNATEVPAKFIMDNLFGRQNLGLATAGATVLVLGVIVAVAPFRYAMHMRDQAKRAA; from the coding sequence ATGTCCATCAAACGCAAGCCCAATCTTTCCGCCACCATCGCCCTGCTGCCGACTTGGTTCGTCGCGGTCGTGGTCTTCATCGGTACCATGGCCTGGTCGATCCGCCTGTCCTTTACCAATTCGACGCTCTTTCCGTCCTCGACCTATGTCGGCTTCGCGCAATATTCGAAGCTCTTTTCTTCCGCCAAATGGCTGGCATCGCTGCAAAACGTGCTGATCTTCGGCGTTCTTTACGTCGCGGGCTGCCTGCTGCTCGGCTTCCTGCTGGCCGCGGCACTCGACCGTAAGATCCGATTCGAAAGCGCCTTCAGGACCATATTCCTCTATCCCTACGCCATGTCCTTCGTGGTGACCGGGTTGATCTGGCAATGGATGCTCAATCCGACGCTCGGCATCCAGGCAAGCGTGCGCTCGCTCGGCTGGGAAAGCTTCGTCCTCGACTGGGTGGTCAATCGCGACATGGCGATCTATGCGCTGGTGCTTGCCGGCGTCTGGCAGGGTGCGGGGCTCGTCATGGTCATTGCACTCGCCGGCATGCGCGGCATCGAGGCCGAGCAATGGAAGGCGGCGCGGATCGACGGCATTCCCGTCTGGCGGATCTATGTCTCGATCATCCTGCCGCAGCTCGGACCGGCGCTGGCCGCGGCCGGCATGCTGCTCGCCATGGGCGTGATCAAGACCTATGACATCGTCGTCGCCATGACCAATGGCGGCCCCGGCAATGCGACGGAAGTGCCGGCGAAATTCATCATGGACAATCTGTTCGGGCGCCAGAACCTCGGCCTCGCCACAGCCGGCGCGACGGTGCTTGTTCTCGGCGTGATCGTCGCCGTCGCCCCCTTCCGCTATGCGATGCACATGCGTGACCAAGCAAA